From the Porites lutea chromosome 5, jaPorLute2.1, whole genome shotgun sequence genome, the window ACAATGTTTTCTCGGCGTGGCGTTGTTATGACTTTTAGGTCCACGATTTCGGTTCATTAAGAATTTGCGACACGTGATTTGTAATGGTTGCAGACAAGTTTTTAAATTATCAATTTTCGTTGTACGCTTAAACGCTATTAATAGCGAAGAAAAAAACTAGccaattttacagttttttggtgtgtttgTTTGTACATTTTATATTTCTGGCCTTATTGCTTTAAATTAGTCAGTCCATTTGAATAACGTATTCAAAACTTAACATTATTCTTAGGTTTCTTGAATTGATGCCTCGTGATGATTATTTGATTCGATGGGTGATAAATGTGGAAGGAAAATTCACTGACTAATGTAGTTTAATTAAGGATAAAGTGTCACTGAATGTTTTATGCTGCTATTCCTGTATTTTGACATTCACGCACGAGAAAACATCCTCCATTCATATAATAACAAATCAAACATGTACTTTGTATTCATAGATTGCGACCTGGATGCGTTTAGAGACATCAAGCCGTTCCAGCAACTGCCCAAGTCAAAGGATTGCGAAAGATACAGTGATTTACCTACGAACGGTTTCTTGAACTGGGCAGCATGTGCACCCCAGGCTATTCGCTACACCGACATGCCTCCTCTTCAGCGCGTACACTCAGCTCCAAGAGAGGAGGTGATGTTTTTCAACGTACAGAAATGCTACGAGAAAGTGCAATGCCGAAAGAATAAAAAGTCGAAACAACGTGTTCAGGGGGGTACAATCAACTTGAGAGTGACGACCGACCACCCGATAGCTAAAGTTGAAGTGTACGTGGAGAGACTGCCTAAAGCCGCGGTACTTTGTGGTGATAGTAATGGAAGAGTTCCCCTCAAGCTCAAAATGGAAAACCTTATGTATTCTGATGTAGGTATCAATTCTTTTGTCGTTAAGTTGTTACTTATGCTGATATAATATAGGCATGAGGGATTGTGCTTAGTTAGAACAGAGCAAAAACCCTTTAGTAATCTAAGAAGcgatagactacgagtagtctaaagaacccacaccataAGAATTAATTCACAGTGTCAAATGTTAGAGCCAAATTCAGAATGTACTCCTCCGATACAGACACAAATACTGAAAGTAACGCGGATAAATCTGAGATCGAACAACGTTAACGTTTCGGTGTCATGGTTAATTAGCCATTTTCAAAGTGTCAGGTCGATTAACTGAAATAGTTTGCTTTAACTTCCCCAATGTTCAATGTTGTACAAACTTTACTCTGTacaattatttacaaattaaatcAGATTGACATTAATACTGCATAAGGTACCACTCAGAAAGTGTCATTTTCTTTTCCCATGATAAGATTTTATTCGCAGACTTAGAAGCCAGAACAAAGTTAAACTGTATACGACATAGGAATAGCTTTCATTCTAATAATTACACTTTCAgactttcaacaaattctcaAAATTAGACCTGTCTTGTGCACCATAATCAGCGTATACAGTTTCGCTTTgaatgttttcattttgttttatccTCAGGCTCAAAACTGGAGCCAACTTATTAGCGAAATAGAATGCTACTTCCGATAAAAGCTCTGCTTAATAGCTTTAATAGTCTAGGATTTTAGATTTTTCATGTGTTTAGAAACAGCATCTTAAAATTGCTTATGTTGTGATGTTGCTTGTGATGGTTTTCTTGTATTGTTTTGACGTGATTCAACTTGACATTCTTTTCTACGCTTTTTCTTTCCCCATAGAACTATCAAAGACAGGACCAGTACTTCTCAGTGGATCTCGACTCTGTGTATGATAACCCGATAACTGGTCTCCCTGTGTACAAACTTTCTACTGTGGACTCCGACAGGCGGAATCGTTTCTGGCTTGTAGCGTATGTCGTGTATGCTAACAGCCGCAGAAGTCAGCCATTCTACAGCGAACCATTTTTGCTCAAGAGCAAGAGAAGCTCCAAGTCTTCTCCTTATTGAAAGACATTTGTTGAAAGGCatttataaaaagtataaattgTTTGGAAGGCAAACTGAAGGGCAACTTTTAAACGAAGGGAACGAACAGTGTGCTCGTTTTGCTAGTTCTTCGGTTACTCGCGTGAAAACATTTCAAACTACTGCTACTGTCAAGTTTAAGCACGTTTTGGCGCCAGAAAAAGGGAGATCACTTTGTATGGTTGCACTTGCactcaaaaaataattttgttgccAGTAATATGTTAGTTTGAGAAACTGGGCATCATCTTGGGCGCTGAGATCTCTTGGATCGTTTAATAATCCCAAAAtcctaaaggtgatgttacacgggacgattcgcagcaatgttgcaacattgttgcaacattgtttcgaatagctGTAACATTGTTCCAACACTTGCAACGCTGTCTtccgctaaaaatcgtcgttgcaaatcgtcccgtgtaacatcaccttaatggCCAAAAAAGATGGTGCCCAGTCTCCTCAAACTTTCAAGACTGGCGAgctgatatatatatatatatataattacgTAAATTAGCTTCGCCGGCTCTCgaaattttttccctttggtAAACTAGACAGAGAAAGAGACTAGTCGCAGTCTAAGAATCCGTAAAATAGCAAGGATTTATTTAGAAACTAGTAGCAATCCGAACTTAGGCCAAAGTAAGTAAAACACGCGCTATTCGCCAcgttagaaacgagaaggagaAAGTGGGCCGAGTTAACCagcgcaaagacttctggggtCGTTACTGGTGACgtgccggtcag encodes:
- the LOC140936628 gene encoding uncharacterized protein isoform X1; amino-acid sequence: MELEDGCLGGFLNIAELEKYFIHDCDLDAFRDIKPFQQLPKSKDCERYSDLPTNGFLNWAACAPQAIRYTDMPPLQRVHSAPREEVMFFNVQKCYEKVQCRKNKKSKQRVQGGTINLRVTTDHPIAKVEVYVERLPKAAVLCGDSNGRVPLKLKMENLMYSDNYQRQDQYFSVDLDSVYDNPITGLPVYKLSTVDSDRRNRFWLVAYVVYANSRRSQPFYSEPFLLKSKRSSKSSPY
- the LOC140936628 gene encoding uncharacterized protein isoform X2, with the translated sequence MKDLTEDENGDCDLDAFRDIKPFQQLPKSKDCERYSDLPTNGFLNWAACAPQAIRYTDMPPLQRVHSAPREEVMFFNVQKCYEKVQCRKNKKSKQRVQGGTINLRVTTDHPIAKVEVYVERLPKAAVLCGDSNGRVPLKLKMENLMYSDNYQRQDQYFSVDLDSVYDNPITGLPVYKLSTVDSDRRNRFWLVAYVVYANSRRSQPFYSEPFLLKSKRSSKSSPY